The genome window GGTACTCCCTCCTTGTGAGTATTCTTGCATTATCTACCATTGGAGTAGCAATTGACAGCCCTTGTATCATAGTGGTAAACGACACTCCAAGTCCCACACCCTCTGCAGGCGATGTGGTAACAGGTCTTTCCACAAGCAGAAGCTTAGTGCGTTGAGAGTTTCTTTTGAGATGtgagatgaggacgagatgGTGCAAGTATGGAGGTGGCGCAGGAGGGATGTGGCAGGGGAGGAACTTTTGGAATGAGAGTGGTCGACTGACAAGATTTTTTATGTGTAGCCTGCGCCCAGTGTGGTTACCCTGCCGCCAAGTTGAGGTCCTTCAACTGGGGTCTCAAGGccaagaggagaaagaccACGTATGTTTACCTGCACGCTATGCTCTTCCATTCATTGTTTAACATGTTGTGTTTTTAGCGGTACCGGCCGAATGGCTCACCTCAAGAACGTCAACCGACGATTCAAGAACGGTTTCCGAGAGGGTGGTGCCGCCGCTAAGAAGACTAAGGCCGAGTAAATTTTTGACTAGGAATTGGGCTTTTTCCAAGGGTGTAGACGGGTGTGATTGTGATGACATGTACTCGTAACCCGATTGTTGTCTTCGTTGCCTTTCGGCTGGGATTCCGTTCGGCATGATGAGGTCCAAAAAGTTGCATCAGTGAGCAAA of Cryptococcus tetragattii IND107 chromosome 3, whole genome shotgun sequence contains these proteins:
- a CDS encoding 60S ribosomal protein eL37 is translated as MGKGTPSFGKRHSKSHTLCRRCGNRSFHKQKLTCAQCGYPAAKLRSFNWGLKAKRRKTTGTGRMAHLKNVNRRFKNGFREGGAAAKKTKAE